One Candidatus Obscuribacterales bacterium genomic window, AGCCTGCGGCTGCATCGCTGTCTGAATCATCGGAATTCGAATCATCCGAAGACGTGTCTAGGCAAGCCGTGGATCTCTTGCCCGCTCAGATTCCCGCCCCAACCCCTAGCTCCACCTACGCTAACGCGATCGCCCAGTTCAGCGGTGGCGGCGGCCCAGGGCCCCTGCGCTTCTACCTAGGCACAGAGCTACCCTATCCCACCACGCTGCTAGGCCCAACGCGACGTTTTTCGGTATCCGCAGGCAGCGATCGCCAAGGAGGGCTCAGCTTACCAGGAGGGGTGCAGCTTTCGCTGAATGATTCCGATACCATCACCCTAGAAGGACGGGTAGGCACCTCCATCCTCGGGTTTGATCTGAGCTACCGCCATCAACCAGAGCTAGCCCCCCTAGGGTATTCCGTGAATATCTTTAACCAACGAGCCTATTCCTCCAACCTGCGGGGGGGCGATCGCGATGTGGATTTGCCCGGCGGTGATACGCCCTGGGTACATCGCTTGGGCGTGGGTGCAGAAGTCTTCCACGCCTTTTCCCCTGATCTAGAAGGTGCGCTGGGACTCACCTATCAACGAGTATCAGTGCGGGATGATGTCTTTTCTAACGACCTATTCTCACAGGATGAACGGGGCAATCGGCTCACGGTAAGCGATAGCGGACAGGATGATCTGCTGGTTTTATCGGCAGCAGCTCAGTACGACACTCGCAATGATTTGATTAACCCTACCGAAGGCAGTCGGCTGCGTCTGGGGCTGGAGCAAGCCATCCCCTTGCAGGATGAAACGATTTCCTTCACAGGCTTAACCGGCAACGCCACCCAGTTTATTCCTCTCTCCCTGTTTGGCTTCGCAGAAGGGCCCCGCACCCTAGTGCTGAATGTTCAAGCCGGACACATTTTCAATG contains:
- a CDS encoding BamA/TamA family outer membrane protein, translating into MPAAASPTSDLLEVEDLAPAMGPEDTIALPPAAAPVAEAAIAPDDLSQPSDSLAEPAAASLSESSEFESSEDVSRQAVDLLPAQIPAPTPSSTYANAIAQFSGGGGPGPLRFYLGTELPYPTTLLGPTRRFSVSAGSDRQGGLSLPGGVQLSLNDSDTITLEGRVGTSILGFDLSYRHQPELAPLGYSVNIFNQRAYSSNLRGGDRDVDLPGGDTPWVHRLGVGAEVFHAFSPDLEGALGLTYQRVSVRDDVFSNDLFSQDERGNRLTVSDSGQDDLLVLSAAAQYDTRNDLINPTEGSRLRLGLEQAIPLQDETISFTGLTGNATQFIPLSLFGFAEGPRTLVLNVQAGHIFNDVPSYRAFSLGGSNSVRGFERGDVGSSTSFIQASAEYRFPIFSFDAMDEEIDVGGLLFVDYASTLDTLDDVIGRPGVARDKPGDGLGFGLGLRLLSPFGPVRVELGLTDSGDSAVHINLGDRF